One Azotobacter salinestris DNA window includes the following coding sequences:
- a CDS encoding TOTE conflict system archaeo-eukaryotic primase domain-containing protein yields the protein MAEQETLAAVQAENARLIALLESHGIEWRLSPSQPAPGVAAPEPSRLSTTEKVTLFRRLFRGRTDVYPVRWEGKTSGKSGYAPACANEWRAGVCEKPRIKCGDCDKRLLIPLSDAVIYDHLAGAHTVGVYPLLEDDTCYFLAVDFDEADWRDDARAFMQSCEELGVPAALEISRSGQGAHAWVFFASRVSARDSRRLGTAIISHTCTRTRQLKLESYDRLFPNQDTMPKGGFGNLIALPLQKWPRESGFSVFVDADLRPHPDQWAFLAAIRPMPAHDIEPTILRATGGVHPLDVTFIDDEDLATPWKRESASPKKLSGAMPPSLTVTLANLIYFEKAQLPQALANRLIRLAAFQNPEFYKAQAMRMSVWDKPRVIGNAENFPQHIALPRGCLDAAMDLLRDNSIACDLHDERFGGEIIDVAFAGTLRLDQETAVSAMLHHDTGVLCAPTAFGKTVTAAALIARRGVNTLVLVHRTELLKQWQERLQVFLGVGKGVVGTIGGGKAKPTGKIDIAVMQSVSRQGEVNPLVEHYGQVIVDECHHVGAVSFDAILKRTKARFVLGLTATPIRRDGQQPIIFMQCGPIRYTAAKPAGAPHDLEVLPRTRFSRIDLPHEAGIQDVFRHLADDQARTEAIAAEVRDAFQQGRKVLVLTERTEHLDAIRIALEEQIPELFMLHGRMSKKQRAALITALDALAPDAPRVLLATGKLVGEGFDHPPLDTLVLAMPVSWKGTLQQYAGRLHREHACKTDVRIIDFVDTGHPALLRMWEKRQSGYRAMGYRMGMGTDQLDS from the coding sequence ATGGCTGAACAGGAGACGCTCGCAGCGGTGCAGGCCGAGAACGCTCGCCTGATCGCGCTGCTTGAATCACACGGCATCGAGTGGCGCCTTTCGCCGTCCCAGCCGGCTCCAGGGGTAGCAGCGCCGGAGCCGTCCAGGCTGTCCACTACTGAAAAGGTGACCCTGTTCCGGCGGCTGTTTCGCGGGCGCACGGATGTGTATCCGGTTCGCTGGGAAGGCAAAACCTCGGGCAAGTCAGGCTATGCGCCAGCCTGCGCCAACGAGTGGCGTGCCGGTGTGTGCGAGAAGCCCCGTATCAAGTGTGGTGACTGCGACAAGCGACTGCTGATCCCGCTGTCCGACGCGGTGATCTATGACCATCTGGCCGGTGCGCACACGGTCGGCGTCTATCCGCTGCTGGAGGACGACACCTGCTACTTTCTGGCGGTCGATTTCGATGAGGCCGACTGGAGAGATGACGCGCGTGCTTTCATGCAGTCCTGCGAGGAGCTGGGCGTGCCGGCTGCGCTGGAAATTTCCCGCTCCGGGCAAGGCGCGCACGCATGGGTATTCTTCGCCAGCCGCGTTTCTGCCCGCGATTCCCGGCGACTGGGTACGGCCATTATCAGTCACACCTGCACGCGCACCCGGCAACTGAAGCTGGAGTCCTACGACCGACTGTTCCCCAACCAGGACACGATGCCCAAAGGCGGCTTCGGCAACCTGATCGCACTGCCGCTGCAAAAGTGGCCCAGGGAGAGCGGCTTCAGTGTGTTCGTTGATGCCGATCTGCGCCCGCATCCTGACCAGTGGGCTTTCCTGGCGGCGATCCGGCCGATGCCTGCTCACGACATCGAGCCGACCATCCTGCGTGCCACCGGTGGCGTCCATCCCTTGGATGTCACCTTCATCGACGATGAGGACCTGGCTACGCCGTGGAAGCGCGAGAGCGCATCGCCCAAGAAACTATCCGGTGCGATGCCGCCATCGCTCACCGTGACGTTGGCGAACCTGATCTATTTCGAGAAGGCGCAACTCCCCCAAGCGCTGGCCAATCGCCTGATCCGGCTGGCCGCCTTCCAAAACCCCGAGTTCTACAAGGCCCAGGCCATGCGCATGTCGGTGTGGGACAAGCCGCGTGTCATTGGCAATGCTGAAAACTTCCCCCAACACATCGCTCTGCCTCGCGGCTGTCTTGATGCGGCAATGGACTTGCTGCGCGACAACAGCATCGCCTGCGATCTGCATGACGAGCGATTTGGCGGCGAGATCATCGATGTGGCCTTCGCTGGCACCTTGCGCCTTGACCAGGAAACTGCCGTTTCGGCCATGCTGCATCACGACACCGGGGTCCTGTGCGCGCCAACAGCATTCGGCAAGACCGTTACCGCCGCCGCGCTGATCGCTCGCCGGGGCGTGAACACCCTGGTGCTGGTGCACCGCACCGAGTTGTTGAAACAATGGCAAGAGCGCCTGCAAGTCTTTCTCGGCGTAGGCAAGGGCGTAGTCGGCACCATTGGTGGTGGCAAGGCCAAACCCACCGGGAAGATCGATATCGCTGTGATGCAGTCGGTATCCCGGCAGGGCGAGGTCAATCCGCTGGTTGAGCACTACGGGCAGGTGATCGTGGACGAGTGCCATCACGTTGGCGCCGTGTCATTCGATGCCATCCTGAAGCGAACCAAGGCGAGGTTCGTGCTCGGCCTTACGGCAACCCCGATTCGCCGCGATGGTCAACAACCGATCATCTTCATGCAGTGCGGGCCGATCCGGTACACAGCGGCTAAGCCGGCAGGTGCACCCCATGACTTGGAGGTGCTGCCGCGAACACGTTTCTCACGGATCGACTTGCCGCACGAGGCGGGCATCCAGGATGTGTTCCGGCATCTGGCCGATGACCAGGCCAGGACCGAAGCTATTGCCGCCGAAGTCCGTGACGCGTTTCAGCAGGGTCGCAAAGTGCTGGTGCTGACCGAGCGTACCGAACACCTCGACGCTATTCGGATTGCACTGGAAGAACAAATACCGGAGCTGTTTATGCTGCACGGCCGGATGTCCAAGAAACAGCGTGCAGCGCTGATCACGGCACTGGACGCCTTAGCGCCCGACGCGCCGCGCGTACTGCTGGCCACAGGCAAACTGGTCGGCGAAGGCTTTGACCATCCGCCCCTCGACACACTGGTGCTGGCGATGCCCGTCTCCTGGAAAGGCACGCTGCAGCAATACGCCGGTCGTCTGCATCGAGAGCACGCCTGCAAGACCGATGTGCGCATCATCGATTTCGTCGATACTGGGCATCCGGCACTGCTGCGGATGTGGGAGAAACGTCAGAGCGGGTACCGGGCGATGGGGTACCGCATGGGGATGGGAACCGACCAGTTGGACAGTTGA
- a CDS encoding pirin family protein, whose protein sequence is MHTHELRRSSERGQADHGWLQSRHSFSFAAYHDPEQIGFSDLLVINDDRVAAGQGFGRHPHRDMEILSYVLDGALEHQDSLGNGSLIRPGDIQLMSAGTGIAHSEYNASPREPVHFLQIWIVPAVRGVTPGYQQQRFAAEDKRGRLQLILSPDGERGSLRLHQDARVYAGLFDGAERASLELGGQRHAYVHLARGVLSVNGQRLEAGDGLRVRHAERLEFADGERAEVLVFDLRPNERPRMA, encoded by the coding sequence ATGCACACCCACGAACTGCGCCGCTCCAGCGAGCGCGGCCAGGCCGACCACGGCTGGCTGCAATCCCGCCACAGCTTTTCCTTCGCCGCCTACCACGATCCCGAGCAGATCGGCTTCTCCGACCTGCTGGTGATCAACGACGACCGCGTTGCTGCCGGGCAGGGCTTCGGCCGGCATCCACACCGGGACATGGAAATCCTCTCCTACGTGCTCGACGGCGCCCTGGAACACCAGGACAGCCTGGGCAACGGCTCGCTGATCCGCCCGGGCGACATCCAGCTGATGAGCGCCGGCACCGGCATCGCCCACAGCGAGTACAACGCCTCGCCCCGCGAGCCGGTGCACTTCCTGCAGATCTGGATCGTCCCGGCCGTCCGGGGCGTGACGCCGGGCTATCAACAACAGCGCTTCGCCGCCGAGGACAAGCGCGGCCGGCTGCAGCTGATCCTCTCGCCGGACGGCGAGCGGGGCTCGCTGCGCCTCCACCAGGACGCCAGGGTCTACGCCGGGCTGTTCGACGGCGCGGAGCGGGCCAGCCTGGAACTCGGCGGGCAGCGCCACGCCTACGTGCATCTGGCACGCGGCGTGCTGAGCGTCAACGGCCAGCGCCTGGAGGCCGGCGACGGCCTGCGCGTCCGCCACGCCGAGCGGCTGGAGTTCGCCGATGGCGAACGGGCCGAGGTGCTGGTCTTCGACCTGCGCCCCAACGAACGGCCGCGAATGGCGTGA
- a CDS encoding DoxX family protein, with amino-acid sequence MTLSTHTATHTATAFAGRALLSSLFIVSGLGKAAAPAATLGYIGSTGMPFPTLALAAALLIELGFAAALLVGYRTRLVATVMAGFTVATALAFHNQFGDQNQFIHFLKNLAIAGGLLQVAAFGAGALSLDAYRSRRLAHA; translated from the coding sequence ATGACCCTTTCGACCCACACCGCCACCCACACCGCCACCGCCTTCGCCGGCCGCGCCCTGCTGAGCTCGCTGTTCATCGTCAGCGGCCTGGGCAAGGCCGCCGCCCCGGCCGCCACCCTCGGCTACATCGGCAGCACCGGTATGCCCTTCCCCACCCTGGCTCTGGCGGCCGCGCTGCTGATCGAGCTGGGCTTCGCCGCGGCGCTGCTGGTCGGCTACCGCACCCGCCTGGTCGCCACCGTAATGGCCGGCTTCACCGTGGCGACGGCCCTGGCCTTCCACAACCAGTTCGGCGACCAAAACCAGTTCATCCACTTCCTGAAGAACCTGGCGATCGCCGGGGGCCTGCTGCAGGTGGCCGCCTTCGGTGCCGGCGCCCTGAGCCTGGATGCCTACCGCAGCCGTCGCCTCGCCCACGCCTGA
- a CDS encoding IS5 family transposase, which translates to MITRSLLMFSLFADQEREAKLDSLGDPLALLNKHVDFASLAAEIDRWAPRPSRAKGGRPPYPTEQMTRLLVLQQLFNLSDEQMEFQLLDRMSFQRFAGLKHAGRVPDRNTIWLFRERLVKANVEHQIFAEVQRQLQAHGFRARKGQIIDASIVRAPIQHNTADEQAVVKEQAVPVEWSPAQRRQKDVEARWTKKHGKSYFGYKLSVSVDRRHKLIRGVRVSDASEADTLHLVDVLDRNNSSRDFWADRGYHDKPRERWLKLIGWRPHIQRKGQAGKPIGEPGKARNKRIASPRARVEHVFASLAQMGGKRVRSIGLVRAEFGLVVKSAVYNLKRMSRLLEMA; encoded by the coding sequence TTGATCACCCGGAGCCTGCTGATGTTCAGTCTTTTTGCCGACCAGGAGCGTGAAGCCAAGCTGGACAGCTTGGGCGACCCACTGGCCCTACTGAACAAGCATGTGGACTTTGCATCCTTGGCCGCCGAAATCGACCGCTGGGCTCCCAGGCCCAGTAGGGCCAAGGGCGGCCGGCCGCCTTATCCAACGGAGCAGATGACGCGACTGCTGGTACTCCAGCAACTGTTCAACCTGTCCGACGAGCAGATGGAGTTCCAGTTGCTCGACCGCATGAGCTTCCAGCGTTTTGCCGGTCTCAAGCACGCCGGCCGAGTGCCGGATCGCAACACGATCTGGCTCTTTCGCGAGCGCCTGGTCAAGGCCAATGTCGAGCACCAGATCTTTGCCGAGGTGCAGCGTCAGTTGCAGGCACACGGATTCCGGGCTCGCAAAGGGCAGATCATCGATGCCAGCATCGTTCGCGCGCCCATCCAGCACAACACAGCCGATGAGCAGGCCGTGGTGAAGGAGCAGGCTGTGCCGGTGGAGTGGTCACCCGCCCAGCGCCGACAAAAGGATGTCGAGGCGCGCTGGACGAAGAAGCACGGCAAATCGTACTTCGGCTACAAGCTGTCGGTCAGCGTGGATCGTCGGCACAAGCTGATCCGCGGCGTGCGGGTGAGCGATGCCAGCGAGGCCGATACCCTGCACCTGGTGGATGTGCTCGACCGAAACAACAGCAGCCGTGACTTCTGGGCGGATCGCGGTTATCACGACAAGCCCAGAGAGCGCTGGCTCAAGCTGATCGGCTGGCGACCGCATATCCAGCGCAAGGGCCAGGCCGGCAAGCCTATCGGAGAGCCGGGCAAGGCCCGGAACAAACGCATTGCCAGCCCCCGGGCCAGGGTCGAGCATGTATTTGCCAGCCTCGCCCAGATGGGCGGCAAGAGGGTCCGGAGCATTGGCTTGGTCCGGGCGGAGTTCGGTTTGGTGGTCAAATCGGCGGTCTACAACCTCAAGCGGATGTCGAGACTGCTGGAAATGGCCTGA
- a CDS encoding tyrosine-type recombinase/integrase, translated as MYKPLPETGLSPVTPAERRLTAAEFQDLARVPAAAEWFANLDNPRTRRAYQGDLADFCAFIGLQAPEQFRAVTRAHVLAWRKHLEQRGLSAATLRRKLAALTSLFDHLLECNAVAGGNPVHGVKRPRIESNEGKTPALGDHQARALLEAPDPATLKGRRDRALLAVLLYHGLRREEAARLAVHDLQDRRGLKHLRVHGKGGKLRYLPLHPVAAERIHGYLEASGHHLVDPKAPLFLPLRGKRTGAGISAEGIYALVGAYARAAGITVEGLGVHGLRATAATNALEHEADIAKVQQWLGHANISTTRLYDRRHMRAEDSPTFKVRY; from the coding sequence ATGTATAAGCCGCTCCCCGAAACCGGCCTGTCGCCCGTCACGCCGGCCGAACGCCGCCTCACCGCCGCCGAGTTCCAGGACCTGGCCCGGGTGCCGGCCGCCGCCGAGTGGTTCGCCAACCTCGACAACCCGCGCACCCGCCGCGCCTACCAGGGCGACCTCGCCGACTTCTGCGCCTTCATCGGCCTGCAGGCGCCGGAGCAGTTTCGCGCCGTCACCCGCGCCCACGTGCTGGCCTGGCGCAAGCACCTGGAGCAGCGTGGTCTCTCCGCCGCCACCCTCCGCCGCAAGCTCGCCGCCCTCACCAGCCTGTTCGACCACCTGCTCGAGTGCAACGCCGTCGCCGGCGGCAATCCGGTGCATGGCGTCAAACGGCCCAGGATTGAAAGCAACGAAGGCAAAACCCCGGCTCTCGGCGACCACCAGGCGCGGGCCCTGCTCGAAGCCCCCGATCCCGCCACCCTGAAGGGCCGCCGCGACCGGGCGCTGCTCGCCGTGCTGCTCTATCACGGCCTGCGCCGCGAGGAGGCCGCCCGCCTGGCGGTCCACGACCTCCAGGACCGCCGCGGCCTCAAGCATCTGCGCGTCCACGGCAAGGGCGGCAAGCTGCGTTACCTGCCGCTGCACCCGGTCGCCGCCGAGCGGATCCATGGCTACCTGGAGGCCTCGGGGCATCACCTTGTGGACCCCAAAGCGCCGCTGTTCCTGCCGCTGCGCGGGAAAAGGACCGGCGCCGGGATCTCCGCCGAGGGCATCTATGCCCTGGTCGGCGCCTACGCCAGGGCCGCCGGCATCACGGTCGAGGGTCTCGGCGTCCACGGCCTGCGCGCTACTGCCGCCACCAACGCCCTCGAGCACGAGGCAGACATCGCCAAGGTCCAGCAGTGGCTGGGCCACGCCAACATCAGCACCACCCGGCTCTACGACCGCCGGCACATGCGGGCGGAGGATTCGCCCACGTTCAAGGTCCGCTACTGA
- a CDS encoding quinone oxidoreductase family protein yields MKALQFSQTGDLSALRYLDLPTPIPAAGEVLVEVRASGLNPSDVKNVLGRFPYTTLPRIPGRDFAGIVVQGPQNLLGKAVWGTGKELGFYNDGAHAAYVKLPADGVALKPASLSFSQAASLGVPYTTAWDALERSGVGRGTRLLVIGAGAVGRAALALARVRGAHVLGAARREEQRLALQAQGFEALPLTTPEALPSQVEQVFEGGAQVIFDTTGFWLAAAVPALATFGRIAIIAAPVDGQVQLPALDLYRRGGSVVGINSLLYGCAECARMLERFGRHFDDGTLPAPEGLLESPLAEGPTRYADVDEGRSEKVILIP; encoded by the coding sequence ATGAAAGCACTGCAATTTTCCCAAACCGGCGACCTGTCTGCGCTGCGTTATCTCGACCTGCCGACGCCGATCCCTGCTGCCGGCGAGGTGCTGGTGGAGGTCAGAGCCAGCGGACTGAATCCGAGCGACGTGAAGAACGTGCTCGGACGTTTCCCCTACACCACCCTGCCGCGGATTCCCGGACGGGACTTTGCCGGCATCGTGGTGCAAGGTCCGCAGAATCTGCTGGGCAAAGCGGTGTGGGGGACGGGCAAGGAGCTGGGCTTCTATAACGACGGCGCCCACGCCGCCTACGTGAAGCTGCCCGCCGACGGCGTGGCGCTGAAGCCTGCGTCCCTGAGTTTCAGCCAGGCCGCCAGCCTCGGCGTGCCCTATACCACCGCCTGGGATGCCCTGGAGCGTAGCGGCGTGGGCCGTGGCACGCGGCTACTGGTGATCGGCGCCGGCGCGGTGGGCCGTGCGGCCCTGGCACTGGCCAGGGTGCGTGGTGCGCACGTGCTGGGTGCGGCGCGCCGTGAGGAACAGCGGCTGGCTCTGCAGGCCCAGGGGTTTGAAGCGCTGCCGCTGACTACTCCGGAAGCCCTGCCCAGCCAGGTCGAACAGGTGTTCGAGGGCGGCGCGCAGGTGATCTTCGATACCACCGGCTTTTGGCTCGCCGCCGCAGTCCCGGCGCTGGCGACCTTTGGCCGCATCGCCATTATCGCGGCGCCGGTCGACGGCCAGGTGCAGTTGCCCGCGCTGGACCTGTATCGCCGTGGCGGCTCGGTGGTGGGCATCAACTCGCTGCTCTACGGCTGCGCCGAATGCGCACGGATGCTGGAGCGCTTTGGCCGGCATTTCGACGACGGCACCCTGCCCGCTCCGGAGGGATTGCTCGAGTCCCCCCTCGCCGAGGGCCCTACGCGTTATGCCGACGTCGACGAAGGGCGCAGCGAGAAGGTGATCCTGATTCCCTGA
- a CDS encoding DoxX family protein, producing MTLSTSTATHTASAFAGRALLSSLFIVSGLGKAAAPAATLGYIGSTGLPFPTLALAVALLIELGFAAALLVGYRTRLVATVMAGFTVATALAFHNQLGDQNQFIHFLKNLAIAGGLLQVAAFGAGALSLDAYRSRRSAHA from the coding sequence ATGACCCTTTCGACCTCGACCGCCACCCACACCGCCAGCGCCTTCGCCGGCCGCGCCCTGCTGAGTTCGCTGTTCATCGTCAGCGGCCTTGGCAAGGCCGCCGCCCCGGCCGCCACCCTCGGCTACATCGGCAGCACCGGCCTGCCCTTCCCCACGCTGGCCCTGGCGGTCGCGCTGCTGATCGAGCTGGGCTTCGCCGCAGCGCTGCTGGTCGGCTATCGCACCCGCCTGGTCGCCACTGTGATGGCCGGCTTCACCGTGGCGACGGCCCTGGCGTTCCACAACCAGCTGGGCGACCAGAACCAGTTCATCCACTTTTTGAAAAACCTGGCGATCGCCGGGGGGCTGCTGCAGGTGGCCGCCTTCGGCGCCGGCGCCCTCAGCCTGGATGCCTACCGCAGCCGCCGCAGCGCCCACGCCTGA
- a CDS encoding IS5 family transposase (programmed frameshift), which translates to MGLVTKDDGWRIPDELWAQIQPMLPVHKTNHPLGCHRRRTDDRVAMNAILFVLRTGCQWNALNATGICSSSATHRRFLEWVEAGVFEQFWKGALRDYDATRQIDWSWLSMDGAMTKAPLAGSKKPGANPTDRGKQGVKRSLLTDARGIPLAVTIDGANRHDMKLVRPTLESLAARRPPPTKSAPQGMCLDKGYDYDEVLALVEAFGFTAHIRGRGEEARAIRQEAGFKARRWVVERTHSWLNRFRRILVRWEKRDDTYWAMLHFALGIITWRATHLSG; encoded by the exons ATGGGCCTGGTTACCAAAGACGACGGTTGGCGAATACCGGATGAGCTATGGGCACAGATACAACCCATGCTTCCTGTTCACAAAACCAACCACCCGCTGGGCTGCCATCGCCGACGCACCGATGACCGGGTGGCAATGAACGCCATTTTGTTCGTCCTGCGTACCGGCTGCCAATGGAATGCCCTCAACGCGACCGGCATCTGTTCAAGCAGCGCCACCCATCGTCGTTTTCTGGAGTGGGTGGAGGCCGGTGTATTCGAGCAGTTCTGGAAAGGCGCCTTGCGTGACTATGACGCCACCCGTCAAATCGACTGGTCATGGCTGTCGATGGATGGCGCCATGACCAAGGCACCGCTGGCTGGCTCAAAAAAAC CGGGTGCCAACCCGACGGATCGCGGCAAACAAGGTGTCAAGCGCAGCCTTTTGACCGATGCCCGGGGCATTCCCCTGGCCGTAACCATCGACGGGGCCAACCGTCATGACATGAAGCTGGTACGTCCGACGCTCGAATCCCTTGCGGCCAGACGGCCCCCGCCCACGAAAAGCGCCCCTCAGGGAATGTGCCTGGACAAAGGCTATGACTACGACGAGGTTCTAGCATTGGTCGAGGCGTTTGGCTTTACGGCGCACATCCGCGGTCGTGGCGAAGAAGCCAGAGCGATCAGGCAGGAGGCTGGTTTCAAGGCTCGACGCTGGGTAGTGGAGCGTACCCATAGCTGGCTGAACCGATTTCGTCGGATTCTGGTTCGCTGGGAAAAGCGTGACGACACCTATTGGGCGATGCTGCATTTCGCCTTGGGGATCATCACGTGGCGTGCTACCCACCTATCGGGATAG
- a CDS encoding YhfG family protein codes for MSALSLQAKKAYCAKTRRANYVASLRLEGYEVTLAESQRELPTREAILNAYRKQS; via the coding sequence GTGAGCGCCCTCAGTCTGCAAGCCAAGAAGGCCTACTGCGCCAAGACCCGTCGTGCCAATTATGTCGCCAGCCTGCGTCTGGAAGGCTATGAGGTCACCTTGGCGGAATCCCAGCGCGAACTGCCTACCCGCGAAGCCATCCTGAACGCTTACCGCAAGCAGTCCTGA
- a CDS encoding IS5 family transposase, whose protein sequence is MTDRSRLSDTDWSRIQSLLSATKGIRLTRTLGCRRFVEAVLWILRSGAQWRMLPRCLGSWNSVFKRFTRWCRLGVWDRLHSVLARDADLQHVCIDSSVVRAHACAAGAASSTAAQEALGRSRGGFSSKIHVLTDALGLPIRFILTEGQAADISQAIPLMAGIVTSALLADKGYDANQLLAWLKERQIQAVIPARRNRIEQRSCDWHLYKERHVIECLFGKLKHYRRITTRYEKRASHFKGMLAFAAVLLWLR, encoded by the coding sequence ATGACTGACAGAAGCCGTCTGAGCGATACCGACTGGTCCCGTATCCAAAGTCTGCTGAGCGCCACGAAGGGGATCCGGCTGACCCGTACTCTCGGCTGTCGCCGCTTTGTCGAGGCGGTGCTCTGGATACTACGCAGCGGCGCTCAATGGCGGATGCTGCCTCGTTGCCTCGGCTCATGGAACAGCGTTTTCAAACGCTTCACCCGCTGGTGCCGGCTCGGCGTCTGGGACCGGCTTCACTCGGTACTGGCTCGGGACGCTGACCTTCAGCACGTCTGCATCGACAGCTCCGTCGTGCGTGCCCATGCCTGTGCAGCCGGGGCGGCCAGCAGTACTGCGGCCCAGGAGGCACTGGGGCGTTCGCGAGGAGGCTTCAGCAGCAAGATCCATGTGTTGACCGATGCGCTGGGGTTACCGATTCGCTTCATCCTGACGGAAGGCCAAGCGGCCGATATCAGCCAGGCGATCCCACTCATGGCGGGGATCGTCACGTCGGCACTGCTGGCCGACAAGGGCTATGACGCCAACCAGCTTCTGGCCTGGCTGAAGGAGCGCCAGATCCAGGCCGTCATTCCCGCCAGACGGAACCGCATCGAGCAACGCTCCTGCGACTGGCATCTCTACAAGGAGCGGCACGTGATCGAGTGCCTGTTCGGCAAGCTGAAGCACTACCGGCGGATCACCACTCGCTATGAGAAGAGGGCCAGCCATTTCAAGGGAATGCTGGCTTTTGCGGCTGTTTTGCTATGGCTGCGCTGA
- a CDS encoding DUF4160 domain-containing protein produces the protein MPTVLRFNGLRAVIYPNDHRPAHLHVIGNGCEAVFNLHCPQGPPELRENYGFSQKDLAGIQAKLAEALLVACNEWGAIHGQP, from the coding sequence ATGCCGACAGTCTTACGCTTCAACGGCCTGCGTGCCGTGATTTATCCGAACGATCACCGGCCGGCACACCTCCATGTCATCGGCAATGGTTGCGAGGCCGTATTCAACCTGCATTGCCCACAGGGTCCGCCTGAACTGCGTGAGAACTACGGTTTTTCGCAGAAGGATCTGGCGGGCATTCAAGCCAAGCTGGCGGAAGCGCTGCTTGTCGCCTGCAACGAGTGGGGGGCTATCCATGGTCAGCCATGA
- a CDS encoding DUF2442 domain-containing protein, which produces MVSHDEFEQANARAEKRKTQEPSAVFARYDKRIHRLVIGLSSGIEVAFPPHSAEGLERAKPADLDLIEISPSGLGLHFPKLDADLYLPALLEGFLGSRQWMAAKLGKHGGSVKSAAKTVAAQKNGRLGGRPRKPAIAGN; this is translated from the coding sequence ATGGTCAGCCATGACGAGTTTGAACAAGCCAATGCTCGGGCCGAAAAACGCAAGACGCAGGAGCCTTCTGCCGTCTTTGCGCGCTATGACAAGCGCATTCATCGCCTGGTTATCGGGCTGAGCAGCGGCATCGAGGTTGCCTTTCCGCCCCATTCGGCCGAAGGACTGGAAAGGGCGAAACCTGCCGATCTGGATCTTATCGAAATCAGCCCTTCAGGCCTTGGCCTGCACTTTCCGAAGCTGGATGCCGACCTCTATCTGCCAGCTCTTCTGGAGGGTTTCCTGGGAAGCCGGCAGTGGATGGCGGCGAAGCTCGGTAAGCACGGTGGGAGTGTAAAGAGTGCCGCCAAGACTGTGGCGGCCCAAAAGAATGGTCGTCTTGGCGGGCGACCGCGCAAGCCAGCGATTGCCGGCAACTGA